The Vanessa atalanta chromosome 2, ilVanAtal1.2, whole genome shotgun sequence genome has a segment encoding these proteins:
- the LOC125071713 gene encoding uncharacterized protein C9orf85 homolog, which yields MSCSRGNTNRTRPQKHQNRTVFKNTLHDTSKKTKLLNNLEVTGVCERCKGIIEWKIKYKKYKPLTVPGKCVSCEQRNIKHAYHVMCNKCATEKKVCTKCCKPSELIVEKKSEEKVVDNEIKYQSILKNLSERKRRTFLRHLKKQESEGIAVTNLEIDAFLLEMSKNEFDNDSGDDINFSDLEI from the exons ATGAGCTGTTCTAGAGGAAATACGAATAGAACAAGACcacaaaaacatcaaaatagaactgtatttaaaaacaCTTTGCATGACACCAGTAAGAaaactaaacttttaaataatttagaagtgACTGGTGTGTGTGAACGTTGTAAAGGAATAATagaatggaaaataaaatacaagaagtACAAACCTCTCACAGTCCCAGGAAAATGTGTTTCATGtgaacaaagaaatattaagcatgcTTACCATGTTATGTGTAATAAATGTGCAActgaaaaaaaagtttgtactAAATGCTGTAAGCCCTCAGAA TtgattgttgaaaaaaaaagtgaagaAAAAGTTGTCGACAATGAGATTAAGTATcagtcaatattaaaaaatctctcTGAAAGAAAAAGAAGAACATTTTTGAG gcACCTAAAGAAACAAGAATCTGAAGGTATTGCAGTAACTAATTTGGAAATAGATGCATTTCTGTTAGAAATGAGTAAAAACGAATTTGACAATGACTCGGGTGATGACATAAATTTCTCTGATTTAGAAATctaa
- the LOC125074531 gene encoding uncharacterized protein LOC125074531 isoform X1: MDDSEIIEIRDDKNSVDVDYQEENLPEQPQRSFGPPKKFRNNYRNDRYNNAYGDYSGGYGPPGGGYGRNFRPPRNYGPRGYYPIPDGPPPTFYQGPQGPPGPQGHPGNFMWGRGFGPGGPPIRRLPMDDKTIRYLLRCGVAKEYVRNLPRDLLQLMEPEFCGLCAQSFESFAMSRIHYISKNHLKNQKKWLTQQSEIGFRRTKEIPLKARELYCELCDVHITSKTHSESHYAGKPHRAIVEGRKNPKNPFLLQQGMEERVDQLIRREKKNLKPIEEDEALEKVPKVIQPDMYCEICKTSVTCSEQMTMHLNGKKHLSKEKQHILKMMKGGNGTQLQEKPTEDSTMEENENAEEEGEESYDWGQGEEKWEETTQNEWY; the protein is encoded by the exons ATGGATGACTCAGAAATTATTGAAATCAGAGATGACAAAAATAGTGTAGATGTGGATTATCAAGAGGAAAACTTACCAGAACAACCACAAAGGTCATTTGGTCCACCTAAAAAGTTCCGTAATAATTACAG GAATGATCGTTATAATAATGCTTATGGAGATTATAGCGGGGGCTATGGTCCACCAGGTGGTGGATACGGCCGTAATTTTAGGCCTCCACGTAATTACGGACCGCGTGGTTATTATCCAATACCGGATGGTCCACCTCCAACGTTCTATCAAGGGCCACAAGGACCTCCAGGGCCTCAGGGACATCCAGGAAATTTCATGTGGGGAAGAGGATTTGGTCCTGGAGGACCACCAATTCGGAGACTACCGATGGATGACAAAACAATAAGATATCTTTTAC GCTGCGGTGTTGCAAAAGAATACGTGAGGAATTTGCCACGTGATTTACTGCAGCTGATGGAACCGGAGTTCTGTGGGCTTTGCGCTCAAAGCTTCGAATCATTTGCTATGT CTCGCATTCATTACATTTCCAAAAATCATTTGAAGAATCAGAAAAAATGGTTAACACAACAATCTGAGATAGGATTCCGTCGCACCAAAGAG ATACCACTGAAAGCACGTGAGCTGTACTGTGAATTGTGTGACGTTCATATTACTTCGAAAACACATTCAGAGTCTCATTATGCTGGGAAACCACACAGAGC gatcGTTGAGGGACGCAAGAATCCCAAGAATCCATTTTTGCTTCAACAGGGAATGGAAGAGCGAGT GGATCAACTTATCCGCCgcgaaaagaaaaatttaaaaccaatTGAAGAGGATGAAGCGCTCGAGAAAGTTCCAAAAGTTATCCAACCTGATATGTATTGTGAAATATGCAAG aCGTCAGTAACGTGCTCCGAACAAATGACGATGCACTTGAACGGAAAGAAACATCTCTCCAAGGAAAAGCAGCACATCTTGAAAATGATGAAGGGCGGAAATGGAACAC AATTACAGGAGAAACCAACTGAAGACAGTACTATGGAAG aaaacgAAAATGCTGAAGAAGAAGGTGAAGAAAGTTATGATTGGGGTCAAGGAGAAGAGAAGTGGGAAGAAACTACTCAAAATGAATGGTATTGA
- the LOC125074531 gene encoding uncharacterized protein LOC125074531 isoform X2: protein MDDSEIIEIRDDKNSVDVDYQEENLPEQPQRSFGPPKKFRNNYRNDRYNNAYGDYSGGYGPPGGGYGRNFRPPRNYGPRGYYPIPDGPPPTFYQGPQGPPGPQGHPGNFMWGRGFGPGGPPIRRLPMDDKTIRYLLRCGVAKEYVRNLPRDLLQLMEPEFCGLCAQSFESFAMSRIHYISKNHLKNQKKWLTQQSEIGFRRTKEIPLKARELYCELCDVHITSKTHSESHYAGKPHRAIVEGRKNPKNPFLLQQGMEERVDQLIRREKKNLKPIEEDEALEKVPKVIQPDMYCEICKTSVTCSEQMTMHLNGKKHLSKEKQHILKMMKGGNGTQLQEKPTEDSTMEENENAEEEGEESYDWGQGEEKWEETTQNE, encoded by the exons ATGGATGACTCAGAAATTATTGAAATCAGAGATGACAAAAATAGTGTAGATGTGGATTATCAAGAGGAAAACTTACCAGAACAACCACAAAGGTCATTTGGTCCACCTAAAAAGTTCCGTAATAATTACAG GAATGATCGTTATAATAATGCTTATGGAGATTATAGCGGGGGCTATGGTCCACCAGGTGGTGGATACGGCCGTAATTTTAGGCCTCCACGTAATTACGGACCGCGTGGTTATTATCCAATACCGGATGGTCCACCTCCAACGTTCTATCAAGGGCCACAAGGACCTCCAGGGCCTCAGGGACATCCAGGAAATTTCATGTGGGGAAGAGGATTTGGTCCTGGAGGACCACCAATTCGGAGACTACCGATGGATGACAAAACAATAAGATATCTTTTAC GCTGCGGTGTTGCAAAAGAATACGTGAGGAATTTGCCACGTGATTTACTGCAGCTGATGGAACCGGAGTTCTGTGGGCTTTGCGCTCAAAGCTTCGAATCATTTGCTATGT CTCGCATTCATTACATTTCCAAAAATCATTTGAAGAATCAGAAAAAATGGTTAACACAACAATCTGAGATAGGATTCCGTCGCACCAAAGAG ATACCACTGAAAGCACGTGAGCTGTACTGTGAATTGTGTGACGTTCATATTACTTCGAAAACACATTCAGAGTCTCATTATGCTGGGAAACCACACAGAGC gatcGTTGAGGGACGCAAGAATCCCAAGAATCCATTTTTGCTTCAACAGGGAATGGAAGAGCGAGT GGATCAACTTATCCGCCgcgaaaagaaaaatttaaaaccaatTGAAGAGGATGAAGCGCTCGAGAAAGTTCCAAAAGTTATCCAACCTGATATGTATTGTGAAATATGCAAG aCGTCAGTAACGTGCTCCGAACAAATGACGATGCACTTGAACGGAAAGAAACATCTCTCCAAGGAAAAGCAGCACATCTTGAAAATGATGAAGGGCGGAAATGGAACAC AATTACAGGAGAAACCAACTGAAGACAGTACTATGGAAG aaaacgAAAATGCTGAAGAAGAAGGTGAAGAAAGTTATGATTGGGGTCAAGGAGAAGAGAAGTGGGAAGAAACTACTCAAAATGAATG A